A genomic region of Zalophus californianus isolate mZalCal1 chromosome 1, mZalCal1.pri.v2, whole genome shotgun sequence contains the following coding sequences:
- the LOC113918781 gene encoding T-cell receptor-associated transmembrane adapter 1 isoform X2: MSDNMYRYSEDYIPREDEYYIEDTPIYGNLDAIVPEPVDENCYEQMKARPERYTNELQEATPPAQATEEPQMFYASLHHNCEGKRRKPREENSYLLDKDEDKQLHAVDASLSKTTSVNSFPLESQEIEENVHDDPIRLFGLIHAKRESIN, translated from the exons ATAACATGTACAGGTACTCTGAAGACTACATTCCCAG gGAGGATGAGTATTACATTGAAGACACACCAATTTATGGTAACTTAGATGCCATAGTCCcag AACCAGTGGATGAAAATTGCTATGAACAAATGAAAGCTCGACCAGAGAGATATACAAATGAACTGCAAGAAGCCACCCCACCTGCACAG GCAACTGAGGAACCACAGATGTTCTATGCCTCACTGCATCACAACTGTGAGGGGAAGCGCAGGAAGCCCAGGGAAGAGAATAGTTATTTGTTAGACAAGGATGAAGATAAGCAGTTACATGCTGTGGATGCCAGCCTTTCTAAGACCACTTCGGTAAACAGTTTCCCGCTTGAGAGCCAGGAAATAGAGGAAAATGTTCATGATGATCCCATCAGACTGTTTGGATTGATTCATGCAAAGAGAGAATCTATAAATTAG